In Stomoxys calcitrans chromosome 2, idStoCalc2.1, whole genome shotgun sequence, the following proteins share a genomic window:
- the LOC106082597 gene encoding acyl-CoA Delta-9 desaturase-like: MHSHVEPVFVQQEVDIVTGALNEEDLEVTLAKDILKLKNAKERKVELVWRNIIIISYVTLGSLYGVYLLLTNSVKLKTFVYALLLSYASGFAITVGVHRLWTHRSYKAKWPVKIGLLIFSTIAYQNSVYIWARDHRVHHKYSETDADPHNSMRGFFFSHVGWLLCKKHPEVKAKGKCIDMSDLKSDPLVMFQHRYYFVLMPLMSFVIPTLIPMYLWDETFSNSWHVGALLRWFYSVNWVWCINSVCHLYGNKPYDRRLNPGENNQISWLTFGESYHNYHHVFPWDYKTGELGGSMNNLGALFIETCAKFGLTYDLKSVPRDIIKQRIMRTGDGSHPVWGWGDKDQKLEEIQNAVIR, encoded by the exons ATGCATTCGCATGTTGAACCGGTTTTTGTCCAACAGGAGGTTGATATTGTTACTGGAGCTTTAAATGAAGAAGACCTCGAGGTGACCTTGGCCAAAGAtattctaaaattaaaaaatgctaAAGAACGTAAAGTGGAGCTAGTCTGGAGAAATATAATTATAATATCCTATGTGACACTAGGATCATTGTATGGCGTTTACCTGCTTCTCACAAATTCTgttaaattaaaaacttttgtaTATG CTCTCTTACTATCATACGCTTCTGGGTTTGCCATAACGGTAGGAGTACATCGGCTCTGGACACATCGCTCCTATAAAGCCAAATGGCCTGTTAAAATTGGTTTACTTATCTTCAGTACAATTGCTTACCAAaactcggtctatatatgggctCGTGATCATAGGGTACATCACAAGTATAGCGAGACCGATGCAGATCCTCACAATTCTATGCGTGGTTTCTTCTTTTCACATGTTGGTTGGCTCCTGTGCAAGAAGCATCCCGAGGTGAAGGCAAAGGGTAAATGCATCGATATGTCAGATTTGAAAAGTGATCCTTTGGTTATGTTCCAACACAG atattATTTTGTATTGATGCCCTTGATGAGCTTTGTTATTCCAACATTAATACCAATGTACTTATGGGATGAAACCTTCAGTAATTCCTGGCATGTAGGTGCTTTGCTTCGTTGGTTCTATTCAGTCAACTGGGTTTGGTGCATAAACAGCGTTTGCCATTTGTACGGCAACAAACCATACGATAG ACGCTTGAATCCCGGCGAAAACAATCAAATATCCTGGCTAACATTTGGAGAATCCTATCACAACTATCACCATGTCTTCCCTTGGGACTATAAGACTGGTGAATTGGGTGGATCGATGAATAATTTGGGTGCTTTGTTTATTGAGACCTGTGCTAAATTCGGATTGACTTATGATTTGAAAAGCGTTCCCAGGGATATTATTAAGCAACGTATTATGCGCACTGGCGATGGGAGtcatcctgtttgggggtggggcgataAAGATCAAAAGCTGGAAGAAATCCAAAATGCAGTTATTCGATGA